Proteins encoded together in one Carya illinoinensis cultivar Pawnee chromosome 3, C.illinoinensisPawnee_v1, whole genome shotgun sequence window:
- the LOC122305581 gene encoding transcription factor MYB114-like, translating to MEGSFAVRKGTWTAGEDELLKDCIEKHGEGKWHQVPLRAGLNRCRKSCRQRWLNYLKPNIKRGDFEEDEVDLMIRLHTLLGNRWSLIAGRLPGRTANDVKNYWYTHLRKKLPSRIKFDVKDKQKDMMIIKKVTVVKPRPRSFSHLIIKRKSTTKESSFQQKDNARNSPSLMPSENTINWWESLLDDWQSDDIDKSCSTVGRGLCEEPNLGPDHDVSFDMNGLREFLGVGQETRLA from the exons ATGGAGGGCTCTTTTGCCGTGCGGAAAGGGACATGGACTGCAGGGGAAGATGAGCTTCTGAAAGATTGCATTGAGAAGCATGGAGAAGGAAAGTGGCACCAAGTTCCTCTCAGAGCAG GCTTAAATAGATGTCGAAAAAGCTGTAGACAAAGGTGGTTGAACTATCTAAAACCAAATATCAAGAGAGGAGACTTCGAAGAGGATGAAGTTGATCTAATGATCAGACTCCATACGCTCTTGGGTAACAG ATGGTCATTGATTGCTGGCAGGCTTCCAGGAAGAACAGCTAACGATGTAAAGAACTATTGGTATACACATCTACGTAAGAAGTTACCTTCTCGCATTAAATTCGACGTGAAAGATAAACAAAAAGACATGATGATCATCAAGAAGGTAACCGTAGTAAAACCTCGACCTCGAAGCTTCTCCCATTTGATTATAAAGAGGAAATCTACAACTAAAGAAAGCAGCTTTCAACAGAAGGACAATGCTAGAAATTCTCCATCGCTGATGCCATCTGAGAATACAATCAATTGGTGGGAAAGCTTGTTGGATGATTGGCAAAGTGATGATATAGACAAAAGCTGCAGTACTGTAGGCCGTGGGTTATGTGAAGAGCCAAATCTTGGGCCTGATCATGATGTCTCTTTTGACATGAACGGCCTTCGGGAATTTCTCGGCGTGGGACAAGAAACAAGATTGGCCTAA
- the LOC122302730 gene encoding protein FAR1-RELATED SEQUENCE 5-like — MDKWVPAYLRTTFCAGMSTTQRSESMNKVFKDYVRSSIMVSDFVHQYEKALDERYFKEKEKDVRTKSTQAIMKTLWNIEKDAASIYTMNSFMIFQDELFNSQRYIPTKVGKDGESKIYKVTRNDKDQPIYQVTLDNGEVKAICTCHMFEFVGILCRHILCVLGKKSKLDLLPHHYILERWTINAKSRTILDIPNFDGHVMRQDDPMLRKSKLMIQFYDIAELGSQSIQKCQHLSLALDKVHKELLLMEQLEGEKNFEDENMSMNDSQMFKSQVVSNFSQVLQDPPRVATKGRLKLLRAKNLKETQTMKKRRCIICKTEGHAKNNCPSVRL; from the coding sequence ATGGATAAGTGGGTTCCAGCTTACTTACGAACTACATTTTGTGCCGGTATGTCAACAACTCAAAGGAGCGAgagcatgaataaagtttttaaagattatgttcGTTCGAGTATAATGGTGAGTGATTTTGTGCATCAATACGAGAAAGCCTTAGATGAACGTTAtttcaaagagaaagagaaggacGTGCGAACAAAATCGACACAGGCGATTATGAAAACGTTATGGAACATTGAAAAAGATGCGGCCTCAATCTATACAATGAACTCTTTCATGATCTTTCAGGATGAGCTATTCAACAGCCAACGGTACATTCCAACCAAAGTTGGAAAAGATGGTGAAAGTAAGATATACAAAGTCACACGGAATGACAAAGATCAACCTATTTATCAAGTGACCTTGGATAATGGAGAAGTGAAGGCAATATGTACATGTCATATGTTTGAGTTTGTGGGGATTCTTTGTCGGCATATCCTATGTGTCCTTGGGAAGAAATCGAAATTAGATTTGTTGCCACATCATTATATTCTAGAGAGATGGACCATCAATGCTAAGAGCCGGACTATTCTTGACATACCAAATTTTGATGGGCATGTAATGAGACAAGATGATCCAATGTTGAGAAAAAGTAAATTGATGATACAATTTTATGATATTGCCGAACTTGGCTCACAATCAATCCAAAAATGTCAACACCTCTCTCTTGCCTTAGACAAGGTCCACAAGGAGTTATTATTGATGGAACAActtgaaggagaaaaaaattttgaagatgaaaacATGTCAATGAATGATTCACAAATGTTCAAATCACAAGTTGTATCAAATTTTTCACAAGTATTACAAGATCCTCCAAGGGTGGCAACTAAAGGCCGACTAAAATTGTTGAGAGCAAAAAACCTGAAAGAGACTCAAACCATGAAGAAAAGGCGTTGTATTATTTGCAAGACTGAGGGTCATGCTAAGAACAACTGTCCTTCAGTGAGGTTGTAA
- the LOC122302732 gene encoding protein FAR1-RELATED SEQUENCE 5-like, with product MSRNCPEVEDVSSDAEIGVEQNDMNVGVGDCVNEGDEVNVEERDRAVEDEVNMEVEDGDELNKSSSSSSSLIELFVGKEFDEVEYAQVFYKAYARRTGFAMRTNHTRLSKDDRKLILVEYVCSREGFWRESQKQIERKIPEPAETKIGCKATMCIKKDCQKWTACKFIREHNHELLTPRSISLLRRHRGVTRVQKKLILTLNESDVPTRKIVSVLSKESGGDFNVGCISKDVENYLGNKRRKLFEEGDAQRLYAYFLDRQCKEPGFVYSIQIDKNVCMGSCFWADAGSRAAYQYFEDVVTFDSTYLTNIYKMPFVPFSGVNHHHQTIMFGCALLVNETAESYIWLLRTLQEAMLGRAPSTIITDDDKAMAKAISEVLPNTTHRLCLWHILQKFPEHLAHVYNKFPDFQKEFRHCIHETITVDEFEQEWSSILAKYGLVDNDWL from the coding sequence atgagtagaaattgTCCCGAGGTTGAAGATGTTAGTAGTGATGCTGAAATTGGAGTAGAacaaaatgatatgaatgtggGTGTGGGAGACTGTGTGAATGAGGGAGATGAAGTGAATGTGGAAGAGCGAGATCGAGCggtggaagatgaagttaatATGGAAGTGGAAGATGGAGATGAACTCAATAAGAGTTCCAGTTCGAGTAGTAGTCTTATTGAACTATTCGTTGGGAAGGAATTTGATGAGGTTGAATATGCTCAAGTATTTTACAAGGCGTATGCAAGACGAACGGGTTTTGCAATGAGGACCAACCATACTCGATTATCGAAGGATGACAGAAAACTAATTCTAGTAGAGTATGTTTGCTCAAGGGAAGGATTTTGGCGTGAAAGTCAGAAGCAAATAGAACGGAAAATTCCCGAACCTGCAGAAACAAAGATTGGGTGTAAAGCAACAATGTGTATAAAAAAAGATTGTCAAAAGTGGACAGCATGCAAGTTCATCCGCGAACACAACCATGAGCTACTTACACCGAGAAGCATTAGTTTGCTTCGTAGACATAGAGGCGTAACACGTGTCCaaaaaaaactcattctcaCTTTGAATGAGTCCGATGTACCAACAAGGAAGATAGTGTCGGTGTTGAGTAAAGAATcaggtggtgattttaatgttgGATGCATAAGTAAGGACGTCGAGAATTATTTGggaaataaaagaaggaaattGTTTGAAGAGGGAGATGCACAAAGGTTGTATGCCTACTTTCTTGATAGGCAGTGTAAAGAACCTGGGTTTGTGTATTCCATACAAATTGATAAGAATGTGTGTATGGGAAGTTGTTTTTGGGCAGATGCAGGATCAAGGGctgcatatcaatattttgaAGATGTTGTCACGTTTGATTCGACTTACTTGACAAATATCTATAAGATGCCGTTTGTGCCATTTTCAGGAGTGAATCATCATCACCAAACTATAATGTTCGGTTGTGCGTTGTTAGTTAATGAAACAGCTGAATCCTATATTTGGCTATTGAGAACTTTGCAAGAGGCAATGCTTGGGCGTGCCCCTTCAACCATAATTACTGATGATGATAAGGCGATGGCGAAGGCCATTAGTGAGGTCCTCCCAAATACAACCCATAGGTTGTGCCTATGGCATATTTTACAGAAATTTCCAGAACATTTGGCACATGTGTATAACAAGTTTCCGGACTTTCAAAAAGAGTTCCGTCATTGTATCCATGAAACAATAACTGTTGATGAGTTTGAGCAAGAATGGAGTTCAATACTAGCGAAGTATGGTCTAGTGGATAATGATTGGCTTTAA